In the Ferribacterium limneticum genome, GATCCGGTGGCCATCTTCGTTAATGCTGACTGAAACACGGGTGCGGTAGAGCGCAACGACATGGCCGATTTCTAGGCCATCGTTCTTGCCACGATTCAGCGAAACAACGGAACTGGTACCGCCTTCGTTGATGCCGCCGTAGATTCCGATGATCCGGGCCGATACATCACGTTCCGGACGGTGCGGAACATAGGAGATGATTGCTGGCGGGGGGGCTGGAAGCAGGCTATCGCCGCGACCAATTTCCTCCTTGGCCAGCGTAACGCGCAGGGTGGCTGGCTCACCTGGCTTGGTCAGCCGGGCATTGCCGAGGAAAAAGGCTTCGTAGGCGATAACCTTGTCGGTATCGGGGTCCTTGAGGGCTTTTCCTTTGCGGAAGATATGCCATTTTTCCACGCTGGCGTCCGGGATGCCGCTGGCGTAGAAGGAATCACTGCTGCCAACCATCATGCGATCTTCTTCAGTCGCGACAATGCGGACGGCGCTGGCATCATCATCCGTCTCGATGATCAAGGGTTGGGAAATAAACGGTTCGATCACGTTCGGCGGAATGCTCGGTATGACCTGCTGAACAGGGGTGCTATACACGGTCGGCTGAACCTTGCCGCTTTGTCCACCAACCGACTTGCCAAGCCTCAGGCGGGGCGTACCGCTCGACGTGTCGAGCATGACGACATCGCCCGGATAGATCCAGTGCGGGTTCTTGATCTGTTCCTTGTTCATCTGCCAGATTTCCGGCCAGCGCCATGGCTGCTTGAGAAACTTGCCGGAAATGCCCCACAGGGTGTCACCCTTGACGACGATGTGACGATCGGGCGGGTTGTCCACGAGTTGTAGCGGCTCGGCGGCCGATGCGCAGACGGCCGTCACGGCCAGGATGAGCGCGGATATAATGCGAACCATAGTCGTAACCTCACGTGCCGGTGGAACGCAATAACGTCGTCACTGTCTCATTAAGTGCCAATCATTTGCGTTCCATACCTCGGAATTGCTTTAGATTCTGCACGTAATAACCTAAGCGAGCAAGCTTTTATTCCGGTTTTCATATGGCCCTTTTACCCATTCTGCGTTTTCCCGACCCGCGCCTGAAAAAGGTGGCGCTCCCCGTTGCCAAAGTTGATGACAGCATTCGAAAACTGGTCGCCGACATGGCTGAAACCATGTACGAAGCACCCGGTATCGGGTTGGCAGCGACGCAGGTTGATGTACACAAACGCGTTGTGGTCATCGACGTTTCAGAAGACAAGAGCGCACTCCAGGCTTTTATCAATCCGATGCTGAGCCGTTGCGAAGGCTCGCAGACTGGAGAGGAAGGTTGTCTGTCGGTGCCGGGTATCTACGACAAGGTCGAGCGGGCCGAAAGCGTTGTCGTGACCTATCTTGATCTCGAAGGTAAAGAGCAGACTCTGGCGGCGGATGGTTTGCTTGCCGTTTGTCTGCAACACGAACTCGATCATCTGAACGGCACGGTCTTCGTCGATCACCTTTCGCTGTTGAAGCAGACCCGCATCAAGAACAAGCTGGCCAAGCAGGCGCGCGTCACGGCATGAGGGTCATCTTTGCCGGAACGCCGGAGTTTGCCGCGCAGGCCTTGCAGGCGATA is a window encoding:
- a CDS encoding LysM peptidoglycan-binding domain-containing protein, with amino-acid sequence MVRIISALILAVTAVCASAAEPLQLVDNPPDRHIVVKGDTLWGISGKFLKQPWRWPEIWQMNKEQIKNPHWIYPGDVVMLDTSSGTPRLRLGKSVGGQSGKVQPTVYSTPVQQVIPSIPPNVIEPFISQPLIIETDDDASAVRIVATEEDRMMVGSSDSFYASGIPDASVEKWHIFRKGKALKDPDTDKVIAYEAFFLGNARLTKPGEPATLRVTLAKEEIGRGDSLLPAPPPAIISYVPHRPERDVSARIIGIYGGINEGGTSSVVSLNRGKNDGLEIGHVVALYRTRVSVSINEDGHRIKTPVPDERYGLAFVFRVFDNIAYALVVDSSKSVITGDIAKNP
- the def gene encoding peptide deformylase; the protein is MALLPILRFPDPRLKKVALPVAKVDDSIRKLVADMAETMYEAPGIGLAATQVDVHKRVVVIDVSEDKSALQAFINPMLSRCEGSQTGEEGCLSVPGIYDKVERAESVVVTYLDLEGKEQTLAADGLLAVCLQHELDHLNGTVFVDHLSLLKQTRIKNKLAKQARVTA